Proteins encoded together in one Flavobacterium keumense window:
- a CDS encoding glycoside hydrolase family 3 N-terminal domain-containing protein, with the protein MKPFFLRAGLYLSLLFLGVNCGTIKDKLFKHKQQSSNIVLQKPEISDFEEVYIPQLKSERKIFFKDSETETRWVDSIYNKMSLEEKVGQLFMVAAYSNRDTVHTNSIEKLIRNQKIGGVIFFQGGPLRQANLTNRYQSKSKIPMFIGIDAEWGLSMRLDSTYRYPWNMTLGAIKDLKLIEKVGELMGKESKRMGVHFNFAPVLDINTNPKNPIIGNRSFGENKVNVTEKAIALMNGVQKQGVFSTGKHFPGHGDTATDSHLGLPMVTSSREHLDVVELYPYKRMFDQGLVSVMVGHLDVPSLEFRQNFPSSISYNVVTNLLQKELEFDGLIFTDALNMKGISKYRKPGELELDALLAGNDILLFPENVPLAVATISKAYQDNVLSEERLSVSVKKILKYKYKAGLNKYKPIIVSNLMNDINPPENDALQYQLYENAITVLKNEAEILPIKDLVNNKIAYVKLGDDDNSAFVSTLKKYTEVTEVTAPTIDSLNVKLKEFTTVIVGYHKLDKPWKNNDFTATELIWLQEIARSNKVILDVFAKPYTLATLINFNEIEGLIVSYQNNPIAQKVSAEIIFGALDAKGKLPVSINDNFKVNDGLSTEKLNRLGFTAPENVGMSSEKLNKIDGLAQKAIEEKMTPGVQVLVARKGKVIYQKAFGTYAYDSEQKVTNETIFDVASVSKIVGTLPNVMQQYDQQKVTLETTLGVMLPIFATSDKRDIRFKELLSHYAGLVSWVPFYKATLDAKEKPLAKYYKRIPDAQFSRKVADSLYIRNDYHDTIMKIIIDSKLSVKKEYKYSDFTFIILGNYLEKITGKTLDVLASEQFFKPIGATNTFYNPLQKIDKNRIAPTEIDSYFRHQKIQGYVHDMAAAIEGGVAGHAGVFSNAMDIAKIMQMYLQKGNYGNQHYFSAKTFDDFNTCYFCSEGNRRGLGFDKPQLSGDSPTCGCVSKSSFGHTGFTGIMTWADPVTEIVYVFISNRTYPTNPLNTLSKEHIREDIQKVISEAIIN; encoded by the coding sequence ATGAAGCCTTTTTTTTTAAGAGCAGGATTATATTTATCACTTTTATTTTTGGGAGTCAATTGTGGTACTATCAAAGATAAGTTATTTAAACACAAGCAACAATCATCCAATATTGTACTTCAAAAACCTGAAATCTCAGATTTTGAAGAAGTTTATATTCCGCAACTAAAATCGGAAAGAAAAATTTTTTTTAAAGATTCAGAGACAGAAACTCGCTGGGTAGATAGTATCTATAACAAAATGAGTTTAGAAGAAAAAGTGGGACAATTATTTATGGTTGCCGCTTATTCTAATAGAGATACAGTTCATACCAACTCTATTGAAAAATTAATTCGTAATCAAAAAATAGGGGGCGTTATATTTTTTCAAGGAGGTCCTTTGCGTCAAGCCAATTTAACTAACCGTTATCAATCCAAATCTAAAATTCCCATGTTTATTGGAATTGATGCCGAATGGGGATTGAGTATGCGATTGGATTCTACATATCGTTATCCTTGGAACATGACCCTAGGGGCAATCAAAGATTTGAAACTGATTGAGAAGGTAGGCGAATTGATGGGTAAAGAAAGTAAGCGAATGGGAGTTCACTTTAATTTTGCTCCCGTTTTAGACATCAATACCAATCCGAAAAATCCGATTATTGGCAATCGTTCTTTTGGGGAAAACAAGGTGAATGTGACGGAAAAAGCTATTGCTTTGATGAATGGGGTGCAAAAACAAGGTGTGTTTTCAACAGGAAAACATTTTCCAGGGCATGGAGATACAGCTACTGATTCTCATTTGGGATTGCCAATGGTTACTTCTTCTCGAGAGCACTTGGATGTTGTAGAATTATATCCGTATAAACGAATGTTTGACCAAGGTTTGGTCTCTGTAATGGTAGGGCATTTGGATGTTCCAAGTTTAGAATTTCGTCAAAATTTTCCTTCTTCTATTTCGTATAATGTAGTGACTAATTTACTGCAAAAAGAATTGGAATTTGACGGCTTGATTTTTACTGATGCTTTGAATATGAAAGGGATTAGTAAATATAGAAAACCAGGTGAGCTAGAATTGGATGCACTATTAGCAGGAAATGATATTTTATTATTTCCAGAGAATGTTCCTTTAGCTGTTGCAACTATTTCTAAAGCATATCAAGATAATGTTTTGTCTGAAGAACGTTTGTCAGTATCGGTTAAAAAGATTTTAAAATACAAGTATAAGGCGGGTTTGAATAAGTACAAGCCAATCATTGTTTCTAATTTAATGAATGATATTAATCCTCCAGAAAACGATGCTTTGCAATACCAATTATACGAGAATGCGATTACAGTTTTAAAGAATGAAGCTGAAATTTTACCCATTAAGGATTTGGTAAATAATAAAATTGCGTATGTGAAATTAGGAGATGATGATAATAGCGCTTTTGTTTCTACTCTAAAAAAATATACCGAAGTTACGGAGGTTACCGCTCCTACAATTGATAGCCTTAATGTAAAATTGAAAGAGTTTACCACGGTTATTGTTGGGTATCATAAATTAGATAAACCATGGAAAAATAATGATTTTACGGCTACTGAATTAATTTGGCTTCAAGAGATTGCTAGGAGTAATAAGGTTATTTTAGATGTTTTTGCTAAACCGTATACTCTTGCAACTTTAATAAATTTCAACGAAATTGAAGGGTTAATTGTATCGTATCAAAATAATCCAATAGCACAAAAGGTAAGCGCAGAAATTATTTTTGGGGCTCTAGATGCTAAAGGAAAATTACCAGTTTCTATAAACGATAATTTCAAAGTAAATGATGGGCTTTCGACAGAGAAATTGAATAGGTTAGGTTTTACAGCACCAGAAAATGTAGGAATGAGTTCTGAAAAGTTAAACAAAATTGATGGTTTAGCGCAGAAGGCAATTGAAGAAAAAATGACGCCAGGAGTCCAAGTTTTGGTAGCACGAAAAGGTAAAGTAATTTATCAAAAGGCATTTGGTACATATGCGTACGATTCTGAACAGAAGGTAACTAATGAAACTATTTTTGATGTGGCTTCAGTAAGTAAAATTGTTGGAACATTACCTAATGTGATGCAGCAGTACGACCAACAAAAAGTTACATTAGAAACTACTTTAGGTGTCATGTTACCTATTTTTGCTACTTCAGATAAGAGAGACATTCGGTTTAAAGAACTATTGTCACATTATGCAGGATTAGTTTCTTGGGTTCCGTTTTACAAAGCTACTTTAGATGCAAAAGAAAAACCTTTAGCAAAATATTATAAAAGAATTCCAGATGCTCAATTTTCTAGAAAGGTTGCTGATAGTTTATATATTCGTAATGATTATCATGACACCATTATGAAAATTATTATTGACAGTAAATTATCAGTCAAAAAAGAGTATAAGTACAGTGATTTTACCTTCATTATACTTGGTAATTATTTAGAAAAAATAACTGGAAAAACATTAGATGTTTTAGCTTCTGAACAATTTTTCAAACCCATAGGCGCAACAAACACTTTTTATAATCCGTTACAAAAAATCGACAAAAACCGAATAGCGCCAACCGAAATAGATTCGTATTTCCGTCACCAAAAAATTCAAGGGTATGTCCATGATATGGCAGCTGCTATAGAGGGAGGAGTTGCAGGACACGCAGGTGTTTTTTCAAATGCTATGGATATTGCTAAAATAATGCAAATGTATTTGCAAAAAGGCAATTATGGGAATCAGCACTATTTTTCGGCCAAGACTTTTGATGATTTTAATACCTGTTATTTTTGTTCAGAAGGGAATCGAAGAGGTTTAGGTTTTGACAAACCCCAACTCAGTGGGGATAGTCCAACTTGTGGTTGTGTTTCAAAATCTAGTTTTGGACATACAGGTTTTACAGGAATTATGACTTGGGCTGACCCAGTTACTGAAATTGTATATGTGTTTATATCGAATAGAACGTATCCAACAAATCCTTTAAATACGCTTTCAAAAGAGCATATTCGAGAAGACATTCAAAAAGTCATTTCAGAGGCAATAATAAATTAA
- a CDS encoding (Fe-S)-binding protein — MSENLVVPTMAEMLAQGKQPEVLFWVGCAGSFDDRAKKITKAFVRILNRANVSFAVLGTEESCTGDPAKRAGNEFLFQMQAMMNIEVLNAYKAKKIVTACPHCFNTLKNEYPELGGQYEVVHHTEFLKSLLNEGRLTIEGGQFKGKKITFHDPCYLGRANKVYEAPRELIQKLDVELVEMKRSKANGLCCGAGGAQMFKDAEAGTKEINIERTEDALETHPDIIAAGCPFCNTMLTDGIKNKEKESDVKVLDIAELIANAQDL; from the coding sequence ATGTCAGAAAATTTAGTTGTGCCAACAATGGCCGAAATGTTAGCTCAAGGGAAACAACCCGAAGTCTTATTTTGGGTAGGTTGTGCAGGAAGTTTTGACGATAGAGCAAAAAAAATAACGAAAGCATTTGTTCGAATATTAAATCGTGCCAATGTGTCGTTTGCTGTTTTGGGAACAGAAGAAAGCTGTACAGGAGATCCCGCGAAAAGAGCAGGCAATGAATTCTTGTTTCAAATGCAAGCCATGATGAATATTGAGGTGTTAAATGCCTATAAAGCAAAGAAAATTGTTACAGCATGTCCGCATTGTTTCAATACTTTGAAAAATGAGTACCCAGAATTGGGTGGGCAATATGAAGTGGTTCATCATACTGAATTTTTGAAATCATTATTGAATGAAGGTCGTTTGACTATTGAAGGTGGACAATTTAAAGGGAAGAAAATTACATTTCACGATCCTTGTTATTTAGGTCGTGCTAATAAAGTGTATGAAGCTCCTAGAGAGTTAATTCAAAAATTAGATGTTGAATTGGTTGAAATGAAACGTTCTAAAGCCAATGGGTTGTGTTGTGGCGCAGGGGGGGCACAAATGTTTAAAGATGCCGAAGCGGGTACTAAAGAGATTAACATTGAAAGAACAGAAGACGCTCTAGAAACACATCCGGATATTATTGCAGCAGGATGTCCGTTTTGCAATACCATGTTAACGGATGGAATTAAGAATAAAGAAAAGGAAAGTGATGTAAAAGTGCTAGATATCGCTGAACTTATTGCTAATGCTCAAGATTTGTAA
- a CDS encoding (Fe-S)-binding protein, producing the protein MSYLDNIVFAIVLSVGFGYFFTNVKKIIRNINLGIDVNRKDNPKARWKNMIMIALGQSKMVRRPIAGILHIIVYIGFIIINIELLEIIIDGLLGTHRIFSSLGVVYDVLIASFEILAILVIVAVLVFWTRRNIIKLRRFVSPDLDGAPKKDANYILYFELVLMTLFLLMNASDFHLQNIPGGYSHFSKAGFFPISQFIEPLFNGMSNELVMLLSELFWWLHIIGILAFMNYLYFSKHLHILLAFPNTYFANLNPEGQFDNLASVTNEVKLMLDPNADPFAAAPEGITTPAKFGASDVQDLNWVQLLNAYTCTECGRCTSSCPANQTGKKLSPRKIMMDTRDRLEEVGKNIDANKGVFVPDNKSLLNDYISPEELWACTSCNACVEECPVNISPLSIIMDMRRYLVMEQSAAPMSLNTMMTNIENNGAPWQYSQQDRLNWKNE; encoded by the coding sequence ATGAGTTATTTAGATAATATAGTATTTGCAATTGTTCTAAGTGTGGGTTTTGGTTATTTTTTTACTAATGTAAAAAAGATAATTAGAAACATTAATTTAGGAATTGATGTGAATCGTAAAGACAATCCAAAAGCACGTTGGAAAAACATGATTATGATTGCTTTGGGACAATCCAAAATGGTAAGGCGTCCTATCGCGGGTATTTTGCATATCATTGTCTATATTGGATTTATCATTATTAATATTGAATTACTTGAAATCATCATTGACGGTTTATTGGGTACGCATCGCATTTTCTCGTCTTTAGGTGTCGTTTATGATGTATTAATAGCTTCCTTTGAAATCTTAGCCATTCTTGTTATTGTGGCTGTTTTGGTGTTTTGGACAAGAAGAAACATCATCAAATTAAGACGTTTTGTTAGCCCAGATTTGGATGGTGCTCCTAAAAAAGATGCCAACTATATTTTGTATTTTGAACTGGTGTTGATGACCTTATTTTTATTGATGAATGCTTCTGATTTTCATTTGCAAAATATTCCAGGAGGTTATTCTCATTTCAGTAAAGCAGGTTTTTTTCCTATCAGTCAATTTATAGAACCACTATTTAATGGTATGTCCAATGAATTGGTAATGTTACTTTCAGAGTTATTTTGGTGGTTGCACATAATTGGGATTTTGGCATTTATGAATTACTTATATTTTTCAAAACACTTACATATTCTATTGGCTTTTCCTAATACTTATTTTGCTAATTTGAATCCTGAAGGGCAATTTGATAACCTAGCTTCAGTAACCAATGAAGTAAAGTTGATGTTAGATCCTAATGCAGATCCTTTTGCAGCAGCTCCAGAAGGAATAACTACTCCTGCTAAATTTGGAGCAAGTGATGTACAAGATTTGAATTGGGTTCAGTTACTAAATGCCTATACCTGCACAGAATGTGGACGTTGCACCTCTTCTTGTCCAGCTAATCAAACGGGGAAAAAATTATCTCCTCGCAAAATTATGATGGATACTAGAGATCGATTGGAAGAAGTTGGAAAAAATATAGATGCTAACAAAGGTGTTTTTGTTCCCGATAATAAATCGTTATTAAATGATTACATTAGTCCAGAAGAGCTTTGGGCTTGTACTTCTTGTAATGCTTGTGTTGAAGAATGTCCTGTAAATATTAGCCCGCTGTCTATAATTATGGATATGCGACGTTATTTGGTGATGGAACAAAGTGCGGCACCAATGTCTTTGAATACGATGATGACTAATATTGAAAACAATGGTGCGCCATGGCAATACAGTCAACAAGACCGATTGAACTGGAAAAACGAATAA
- a CDS encoding putative LPS assembly protein LptD, producing the protein MTHQETNHIFTKIAFKPLRTNLFNIVLLSFFLTIGSGNLYSQDINKKATLISPKKAPKSSPETLVKSTEKQSDTIKKDSLKSKKAFLEGKVKYKAQNYTKIDQKKKHITLYDKAELYYQDVELKSGIILLDYEKNEVYAGRIKDSTGKYTQLPNFKQGANVVEPDSIRFNFKTKKAIIWNSRSDQGEFKIKAALTKKENDSVYFLKGARFTTSKDVDNPEYYFQTNKVKFVPGKKVVTGVTNMVIANVPTPIALPFAFFPMSKEKSISGILLPSYNDSNTRGFSLQNGGYYFALSDHYDLTLLGDYYTNGSYGMRLESNYAKRYNYRGNLNIRLENLVTSERGYPDYTKQKIYNIQWSHSRDSKANPNSSFSASVNMGSSKYFKRSINQLNIGSNLNNTLSSSVSYSKTFSSLGPQARLSLTATHSQNTQTEQIDMTLPTLQFSVDRMYPFVKKDGIKKGFFKNINLQYDLSARNSITTTDSLFFKPKMFENAKVGLQHTIPLSTNFKLFKYFSASSSLNYKEVWYTKTIQKEYNNSLGKVVDTEIKGFDAYRTYSFSSSLGTTIYGTFNLGSTKKIQAIRHVMRPSISYSYTPSFAKYYDTYAMDGSGTMLKEYSRFEGGIFGAPGNTNSNILGFELSNTFEAKVTDSDSTKTEPKKVMLLNNLNFSTSYDVNADGIKTLAWSPVRVSGGTQFFDNKMNVNFGATLDPYAIDNSGKRINIYNINNGGSLFRMTSANMTLNYALSSSDKTKSKNDNTQTQRNGGREDDLFGRPNLGNHQVSQFDDTDEEGEDTISEFFHSKLPWDMTFAYSLTYGNNNREKKIIGNSIMISINADLTPKWKTGISTGYDFVQKGVTYTQLRFERDLLSWRMDFNWSPFGTYANWGFFIGIKSGVLSDIKWDKRSTIIR; encoded by the coding sequence TTGACACATCAAGAAACAAACCATATTTTTACAAAAATAGCATTTAAACCTTTGCGTACAAACTTATTTAATATCGTTTTATTATCCTTTTTCCTAACAATTGGATCTGGTAATTTGTATTCTCAGGATATCAATAAAAAAGCTACTTTAATTTCCCCTAAAAAGGCCCCTAAAAGCAGTCCTGAAACACTTGTAAAAAGTACCGAAAAACAATCTGACACCATAAAAAAAGACTCCCTAAAATCTAAAAAAGCATTTTTAGAAGGTAAGGTAAAATACAAAGCGCAAAATTATACTAAAATAGATCAGAAGAAAAAGCATATTACATTGTATGATAAAGCTGAATTGTACTATCAGGATGTAGAATTAAAATCCGGAATCATTCTTTTAGATTATGAAAAGAATGAGGTGTATGCTGGAAGAATAAAAGACTCTACAGGAAAATACACTCAACTCCCCAATTTTAAACAAGGTGCTAATGTTGTAGAACCTGATTCTATTCGATTCAATTTTAAAACTAAAAAAGCCATTATTTGGAATTCAAGATCGGATCAAGGTGAATTCAAAATAAAAGCAGCTCTGACCAAAAAAGAAAATGATTCTGTTTATTTCTTAAAAGGAGCACGATTTACTACTTCCAAGGATGTTGATAACCCCGAATATTATTTCCAAACAAATAAAGTAAAATTTGTTCCTGGAAAAAAAGTGGTAACTGGAGTTACTAATATGGTAATTGCAAATGTCCCAACTCCTATTGCTTTGCCTTTTGCTTTTTTCCCGATGTCAAAAGAAAAAAGTATCTCAGGGATACTTTTACCAAGTTATAACGACTCAAACACAAGGGGATTTTCTTTGCAAAACGGAGGGTATTATTTTGCTTTAAGCGACCATTATGATTTGACCCTGCTTGGAGATTATTATACTAACGGGAGTTATGGAATGCGGTTGGAATCAAACTATGCTAAGCGATATAATTATCGAGGAAATCTAAATATTCGATTAGAAAATTTAGTCACGAGCGAAAGGGGCTATCCAGACTATACAAAACAAAAGATCTATAATATACAGTGGTCACACTCTAGAGATAGTAAAGCCAATCCAAACTCAAGTTTTTCTGCTTCTGTTAACATGGGAAGTAGTAAATATTTTAAACGTTCGATTAATCAGCTTAATATTGGTTCTAATTTAAACAATACTCTTAGCTCTTCTGTATCATACAGTAAAACATTTAGCAGTTTGGGGCCACAAGCACGACTTTCTTTAACAGCAACACATTCGCAAAATACACAAACAGAACAAATTGACATGACCTTGCCTACACTACAGTTTAGTGTAGATCGTATGTATCCTTTTGTCAAAAAAGATGGTATCAAAAAAGGTTTTTTCAAAAATATCAATTTACAATATGATTTAAGTGCTAGAAACAGTATTACTACTACTGACTCTTTATTTTTTAAACCTAAAATGTTTGAAAATGCCAAAGTTGGCTTGCAACACACCATTCCTTTGAGTACCAATTTCAAACTATTCAAATACTTTAGTGCCTCTTCATCATTGAATTACAAAGAAGTTTGGTACACCAAAACCATACAAAAGGAATATAACAATTCTTTAGGAAAAGTCGTTGATACTGAAATTAAAGGCTTTGATGCTTATAGAACGTATTCTTTTTCATCGAGTCTTGGAACAACAATTTATGGAACTTTTAATCTTGGATCAACTAAAAAAATTCAAGCCATTCGTCATGTCATGAGACCTTCCATAAGTTATAGTTATACCCCAAGTTTTGCTAAATACTACGATACTTACGCCATGGATGGTAGCGGGACTATGTTAAAAGAATATTCTCGATTTGAAGGAGGTATTTTTGGTGCCCCAGGAAATACCAACTCGAATATCCTTGGATTTGAGTTAAGCAATACCTTTGAAGCTAAAGTTACCGATAGTGATAGTACAAAAACAGAACCTAAAAAAGTAATGCTCCTTAACAATCTTAACTTTTCAACAAGTTACGATGTGAATGCTGACGGAATAAAAACCTTAGCTTGGTCTCCTGTGCGCGTTAGTGGAGGTACACAATTTTTTGACAATAAAATGAATGTTAATTTCGGGGCTACTCTAGACCCTTATGCTATTGATAACTCTGGGAAAAGAATTAATATTTACAATATCAATAATGGAGGGAGTTTGTTTCGAATGACTAGTGCTAATATGACTTTAAATTACGCTCTTTCTAGCTCTGACAAAACAAAATCGAAAAATGACAATACCCAAACGCAACGAAACGGAGGTCGTGAAGATGATTTGTTTGGAAGACCTAACCTAGGAAACCATCAGGTAAGTCAATTTGATGATACTGATGAAGAAGGAGAAGATACTATATCGGAATTTTTTCATTCAAAATTACCTTGGGACATGACTTTTGCCTATTCGTTAACTTACGGGAACAACAATAGAGAAAAGAAAATAATTGGTAATTCAATAATGATTTCTATCAATGCCGATTTAACTCCAAAATGGAAAACTGGAATCTCAACTGGATATGATTTTGTCCAAAAAGGAGTTACCTATACCCAACTCCGTTTTGAACGAGATTTATTAAGCTGGAGAATGGATTTTAACTGGTCACCTTTTGGAACGTATGCCAACTGGGGGTTCTTTATTGGAATCAAGTCTGGAGTATTAAGTGATATCAAATGGGACAAACGAAGTACTATAATTAGATAA
- a CDS encoding N-acetylmuramoyl-L-alanine amidase family protein, with the protein MSFSTKIKVLIPFFFLVVSLETYCQNTKFKVTLDAGHGAHDFGAVYSGRIEKNIALAVVLKVGKILEKTKKIDVVYTRETDVFIDLIERANIANRAKSDIFVSIHCNANKNTAADGTETYVMGLSKLASNLEVAKKENSVITKEKDYKQKYDGFDPNSPESLLGLTLMQEEFLDNSIILASKIEEQFGKLGKKLRHGGVKQERFMVLHKAYMPRVLIEMGFISNPIEGDLLNSDEGQEELAQAIANAVIGYRNEFFGDTPLEIKELKPSRRIVAKPVVKDTLSQNNVSTTPVNATEVKKVEPKKETSNAEIIYKVQIGVSPKKVDLEPKNFKGLEPITIDSNKKSYIYMYGSTTNYEEAKELLKTAKTKGYGSAFLVAFKNGEKVSIQEALKL; encoded by the coding sequence ATGTCTTTTAGTACTAAAATTAAAGTTTTAATTCCTTTCTTTTTCCTAGTGGTTTCATTAGAAACGTATTGTCAAAACACAAAATTCAAAGTTACTTTAGATGCGGGTCATGGTGCACATGATTTTGGAGCGGTTTATAGTGGACGCATCGAAAAAAATATAGCCCTGGCAGTTGTTTTGAAAGTAGGGAAAATACTCGAAAAAACAAAAAAAATTGATGTGGTTTATACTCGAGAAACGGATGTGTTTATTGACTTAATAGAACGGGCTAATATTGCCAATAGAGCAAAATCAGATATTTTTGTTTCTATTCATTGTAATGCTAATAAAAATACAGCAGCTGATGGTACAGAGACTTATGTTATGGGTTTGAGTAAATTAGCTTCAAATCTAGAAGTTGCGAAAAAGGAAAACTCTGTAATTACAAAGGAAAAAGATTATAAACAAAAATACGACGGATTTGATCCTAATTCGCCCGAGTCTCTTTTAGGATTGACATTAATGCAAGAAGAATTTTTAGATAATAGTATTATACTTGCAAGTAAAATTGAAGAACAGTTTGGAAAATTAGGCAAAAAATTACGTCATGGGGGAGTTAAACAAGAAAGATTTATGGTATTGCATAAAGCGTATATGCCCAGAGTACTTATTGAGATGGGGTTTATATCCAATCCGATTGAGGGAGATTTATTAAATTCTGATGAAGGTCAAGAGGAATTAGCGCAAGCAATAGCTAATGCTGTAATTGGATATAGAAATGAATTTTTTGGTGATACTCCATTGGAAATAAAAGAACTAAAACCATCAAGACGAATCGTGGCTAAACCCGTGGTTAAAGATACTTTAAGTCAGAATAATGTTTCAACAACTCCTGTGAATGCAACAGAAGTCAAAAAAGTAGAGCCCAAAAAAGAAACTTCTAACGCGGAAATCATATACAAAGTTCAAATAGGTGTTAGTCCTAAAAAGGTAGATCTAGAGCCTAAAAATTTTAAAGGTCTAGAACCTATAACAATAGATAGTAACAAAAAGTCATACATCTACATGTATGGAAGTACAACAAATTATGAAGAGGCTAAAGAGTTACTCAAAACAGCAAAGACCAAAGGATATGGTTCTGCTTTTTTAGTTGCTTTTAAAAATGGTGAAAAAGTAAGCATTCAGGAAGCATTGAAATTATAG
- a CDS encoding ABC transporter ATPase, translating to MYVPFESLPEESRIWIYQSNRKFSDEEITEIESDLQAFLQNWAAHGTSLESSYQLKYNRFIIIAVNQEVQSATGCSIDASVEFIQSLEKRYNVDLLDKMNVTFKLGEHIAHKPLIDFKKMVKDKAVTESTIVFNNLINTIQEFNESWEVPAADSWHSRFF from the coding sequence ATGTACGTTCCTTTTGAAAGTTTACCAGAAGAGTCAAGAATTTGGATTTACCAATCCAATAGAAAATTCTCAGATGAAGAAATAACTGAAATAGAATCAGATTTACAAGCATTTCTTCAAAACTGGGCGGCACATGGAACTAGTTTGGAATCATCGTACCAATTAAAGTACAATCGTTTTATAATTATTGCAGTGAACCAAGAAGTTCAAAGTGCAACGGGTTGTTCTATTGATGCGTCTGTTGAATTTATTCAAAGTTTAGAAAAAAGATATAACGTTGATTTGTTAGATAAAATGAACGTAACATTTAAATTAGGTGAACATATTGCTCACAAACCGTTGATTGATTTTAAAAAAATGGTCAAAGACAAAGCGGTAACTGAAAGCACTATTGTTTTCAATAACCTGATTAATACCATTCAAGAATTTAATGAATCATGGGAAGTTCCTGCTGCCGATAGTTGGCATAGCCGTTTTTTTTAA
- a CDS encoding MlaD family protein, which produces MKLSREIKTAVLVIASILLFIWGYSFLKGKELFANYKTFYVEYENVEGLAKSAPVTLNGLTIGKVNDIKIEETTGKLIVELQITSDFPISATSAAVLYEPGLIGGKQIAIEPDFTSKTLATNGQHLKGGVKLSLSASVQEKLVPLQTKLESILDNTDKLLSGVNAVLDKKSQENIKKSLVELSKTMEELHATSTNASAILNENKSDFKVVIANFKKVSADFVAISNSLDKAGLGNTVEGLNKTLAKVDGLMTDLQSGKGSVGKLLKDEALYNNLKATTKEMELLLQDLRLHPTRYINVSVFGKKNKPYISPVQDSVSVKVDQTSVSKVKN; this is translated from the coding sequence TTGAAACTATCAAGAGAAATTAAAACCGCGGTACTTGTAATCGCTTCCATTTTATTGTTTATTTGGGGTTACAGTTTTTTAAAAGGAAAAGAACTTTTTGCAAATTATAAAACATTTTATGTCGAGTATGAAAATGTAGAAGGATTGGCAAAGTCAGCACCTGTTACATTAAATGGTTTGACTATAGGAAAAGTTAATGACATTAAAATAGAAGAAACCACTGGAAAGTTAATAGTTGAGTTGCAAATTACAAGCGATTTTCCAATTTCGGCCACAAGTGCTGCAGTATTGTACGAACCTGGTTTGATAGGAGGAAAACAAATTGCTATTGAACCTGATTTTACTTCTAAAACTTTGGCTACTAATGGACAGCATTTAAAAGGTGGAGTGAAATTAAGTTTGAGTGCTTCTGTACAAGAAAAATTAGTTCCTTTACAAACAAAATTAGAATCTATATTGGACAATACAGATAAACTATTATCAGGAGTTAATGCTGTTTTGGATAAGAAATCTCAAGAAAATATAAAGAAATCATTAGTTGAATTAAGTAAAACAATGGAAGAGCTTCATGCAACTTCAACAAATGCAAGTGCTATTTTAAATGAGAACAAATCCGATTTCAAAGTGGTCATTGCTAACTTTAAGAAAGTGTCTGCTGATTTTGTAGCAATTTCTAACTCTTTAGATAAAGCAGGATTAGGTAACACGGTTGAAGGTTTGAATAAAACACTGGCAAAAGTAGATGGTTTGATGACAGATTTACAATCAGGTAAGGGATCGGTAGGCAAGTTGTTAAAAGATGAAGCGTTATACAATAATTTAAAAGCCACTACAAAAGAGATGGAATTGTTATTACAAGATCTTCGATTACATCCTACACGATATATTAATGTGTCTGTTTTTGGAAAAAAAAATAAACCATATATTTCACCTGTTCAAGATTCTGTTTCTGTAAAAGTTGATCAAACTTCGGTTTCTAAAGTTAAAAACTAG